From Plasmodium yoelii strain 17X genome assembly, chromosome: 7, one genomic window encodes:
- a CDS encoding fam-b protein: MRISILKYVLFSIIICFFEYAPNELCLERDVINFRNNRILADADNRFDLNSFYQSTLSLANQLNDYNDDDEEIIYIRNAINSQIKKHKESNTLPDLNNVDKKTKKLIGELRKELEEVKKELDNKRNSEIAIQPIQDKRITKKDENISVSEYEDFNKLENEENFLESEDDNFEDEYNKIKSSNNYKKFKINGKIKKHEKKLFKKMMIFMVSQFLIVVSGAWYLGILFIPYTFSIIKKCWKLLNFRFKLEKLPR; encoded by the exons ATGAGAATtagtattttaaaatatgttcttttttcaattattatttgtttttttgaatatgcCCCAAAT GAATTATGCCTTGAAAGAGATGTAATAAACTTTAGAAATAATAGGATATTAGCAGATGCAGATAACCGATTCGATTTAAATAGTTTTTATCAATCAACGTTGAGTCTTGCAAATCAACTTAATGACTACAATGATGATGACgaagaaattatatatattcgaAATGCTATAAATTCACAAATAAAGAAGCATAAAGAAAGTAATACATTACCcgatttaaataatgtagataaaaaaactaaaaagtTAATTGGCGAACTTCGAAAAGAATTAGAAGAAGTAAAAAAAGAGCTTGATAATAAAAGGAATAGCGAAATAGCAATACAACCGATACAAGACAAAagaataacaaaaaaagatgaaaatatttcTGTATCAGAATATGAAGACTTTAATAAATtggaaaatgaagaaaatttCTTGGAGAGTGAAGATGACAATTTTGaagatgaatataataaaattaaatcaagtaataattataagaaatttaaaattaatggaaagataaaaaaacatgaaaaaaaactatttaaGAAGATGATGATATTTATGGTATCACAATTTTTGATAGTGGTATCTGGAGCGTGGTACTTAGGAATACTATTTATACCGTATACGTTTTCCATAATTAAGAAATGTTggaaattattaaattttcgctttaaattagaaaaattacCAAGATAA
- a CDS encoding fam-a protein, producing MNKGYIKIALTLLSLTGYMQNGAFATEHAENVANKANSVHHESAFDKYKDMACYSIYENLVAIDHANNTSELLIKLSETSTDDYSTHPTENGDKIIYSKKIGNMDIGRLHLTIPSASNYYDVIEELWDFNDTQKYNYKFIKGSLARVYSKDLIIFEKLNIDPKYIPFVKKYVLAAKVKNSNDTTVILCPSRALNYLGKIDDEPNMKEILENTQLIETEIDPEEALIKLGTNISGFVIKKVENDQVDVTYINAIYDDGNSTKYFYDKKERYHAYMNILSLAQRI from the exons atgaataaaggATATATTAAGATTGCTTTGACACTTTTAAGTCTCACAGGATATATGCAAAATGGAGCATTTGCAACCGAACATGCTGAAAATGTTGCTAATAAAGCCAACTCCGTCCACCATGAATCAGC ATTTGACAAATACAAAGACATGGCATGTTATAgtatttatgaaaatttagtAGCAATAGATCATGCAAACAATACTTCAGAACTATTAATAAAACTTTCTGAGACTAGTACAGACGATTATTCGACCCATCCCACAGAAAATGgagataaaattatatattctaagaaaattggaaatatggATATTGGAAGACTTCATCTTACGATCCCATCTGCCTCTAAC taCTATGACGTAATAGAGGAACTCTGGGATTTCAATGATACCCAAAAATACAATTACAAGTTTATTAAGg GAAGTCTTGCTCGTGTATACTCCAAAGATTTAATCATCTTTGAAAAACTTAACATAGATCCTAAATATATACCCTtcgtaaaaaaatatgttttagcCGCAAAAGTTAAA AATTCAAATGACACAACTGTAATTCTTTGTCCTTCAAGAGCTCTAAATTATCTCGGTAAAATTGATGATGAACCTAATATGAAAGAAATATTAGAAAATACACAATTAATCGAAACTGAAATAGATCCTGAGGAAGCATTAATCAAATTGGGTACTAATATATCCGGATTTGTAATTAAAAAAGTGGAAAATGATCAAGTTGATGTTACTTATATCAACGCT ATTTATGATGATGGAAATTCTACAAAGTATTTCTACGATAAAAAAGAGAGATATCACGCATATATGAATATCCTAAGCTTAGCACAACGTATTTGA